In Phycisphaerales bacterium, the following proteins share a genomic window:
- the modC gene encoding molybdenum ABC transporter ATP-binding protein, translated as MITATVQIARGTFTLDVQFEATGPVLGVFGPSGAGKSTLIHLIAGLARPHRGSIVLREQPLFDDARHINVPTHRRRIGVVFQEHRLFPHYSVKGNLLYGAKGHGREELDRIVALLELAPLLDRRINDLSGGERQRIALGRALLSAPQLLLLDEPLASLDLRLRRQIIPYLRRVRDELNVPMLYVSHDLTEILQLTEEILVLERGRSVGCGRYGEIVHRDAVLALVHDRGMNNVLAARVLEHKAEDGVSVLQIGAGGHTGAAGRLFAPLCPAQVGESVSISIRPWDIALAAQPVSGVSILNQVRGMVLRCTEHERRMLVDVDIGAPLIVEISRRSAAALHIEPGGSVVCLIKSHSVQYIGGP; from the coding sequence GTGATCACCGCAACCGTCCAAATTGCGCGCGGCACGTTCACGCTGGATGTCCAGTTCGAGGCAACGGGGCCGGTGCTGGGCGTCTTCGGGCCTTCAGGCGCGGGGAAGTCGACGCTCATCCATCTCATCGCCGGACTGGCCCGGCCCCATCGCGGCTCGATTGTCCTGCGCGAGCAGCCCTTGTTCGACGATGCACGCCATATCAACGTCCCGACGCACCGCCGGCGCATCGGGGTGGTGTTTCAGGAGCACCGGCTGTTTCCGCACTACTCGGTGAAGGGCAATCTCCTCTACGGCGCCAAGGGACACGGTCGGGAAGAACTCGACCGCATCGTTGCACTGCTCGAACTGGCGCCGCTGCTGGATCGGCGCATCAACGATCTTTCCGGCGGCGAGCGCCAGCGCATCGCCCTGGGCCGGGCGCTGCTCAGCGCGCCGCAATTGCTGCTGCTTGATGAGCCGCTCGCTTCGCTCGACCTGCGCCTGCGGCGGCAGATCATCCCGTACCTGCGCCGGGTGCGCGATGAACTGAACGTGCCGATGCTGTACGTCAGTCACGACTTGACGGAGATCCTGCAACTGACCGAAGAGATTCTCGTGCTCGAGCGCGGCCGATCCGTGGGCTGCGGCCGCTACGGCGAGATCGTGCACCGCGACGCCGTGCTCGCACTCGTGCACGATCGCGGGATGAACAACGTGCTGGCCGCGCGGGTGCTTGAGCACAAGGCCGAAGACGGCGTCTCGGTGCTCCAGATCGGGGCGGGCGGGCACACGGGCGCGGCAGGGCGGCTCTTTGCGCCTCTGTGCCCGGCGCAAGTCGGGGAGAGCGTGTCGATCTCGATTCGTCCCTGGGATATCGCGCTGGCGGCTCAACCCGTCAGCGGCGTGTCGATCCTCAACCAGGTGCGCGGCATGGTGTTGCGCTGCACCGAGCACGAACGCCGCATGCTGGTGGATGTGGACATCGGCGCGCCGCTGATTGTCGAAATCAGCCGTCGCAGCGCCGCGGCACTGCACATCGAGCCGGGGGGGTCGGTCGTTTGTTTGATCAAGAGTCACAGCGTGCAATACATTGGCGGCCCTTAG
- the modB gene encoding molybdate ABC transporter permease subunit, protein MSSAEWSALSLSLQVALWSMLIMLLPGIACAALLARKQFPGKALIDAIIHLPLVLPPVVVGYVLLLSLGRHGWLGGFFYDTWGIEIAFTWKAAAIASAFMGFPLLVRAVRLAMELVDRRLEQAARTLGASPWRVFLTITLPLALPGVLTGMVLAFARSLGEFGATITFAGNIEGMTRTLPSAIYTYTQTPGGDGPALRLVCISIAISLAALVASELSARWLSRRIGLAS, encoded by the coding sequence ATGAGCAGCGCGGAATGGTCGGCCTTGTCGCTCTCGCTGCAGGTGGCGCTGTGGAGCATGCTCATCATGCTGCTGCCCGGCATCGCGTGCGCAGCGCTGCTGGCCCGCAAGCAGTTTCCCGGCAAGGCGCTGATTGACGCCATCATCCATCTGCCGCTCGTGCTGCCGCCGGTGGTGGTCGGCTACGTGCTGCTGCTGTCGCTCGGGCGCCACGGCTGGTTGGGCGGGTTCTTCTACGACACGTGGGGGATCGAGATCGCCTTCACCTGGAAGGCGGCGGCGATCGCCTCGGCCTTCATGGGCTTTCCGCTGCTCGTGCGCGCCGTGCGACTGGCGATGGAACTCGTCGATCGTCGGCTCGAACAGGCGGCGCGGACGCTCGGCGCCAGCCCGTGGCGGGTCTTTCTCACCATCACCCTGCCGCTGGCGCTGCCCGGCGTGCTTACGGGGATGGTGCTCGCCTTTGCGCGCAGCCTTGGCGAATTCGGCGCGACCATCACCTTTGCGGGCAACATCGAGGGGATGACGCGCACGCTGCCCAGCGCGATCTACACCTACACGCAGACGCCCGGCGGCGACGGGCCGGCGCTCCGCCTCGTGTGCATTTCCATTGCCATCTCGCTGGCCGCGCTCGTGGCGTCCGAACTCAGCGCCCGTTGGCTGTCGCGGCGCATTGGCCTGGCATCGTGA
- the modA gene encoding molybdate ABC transporter substrate-binding protein, which yields MRIPAVILLLAALAGAACSRSAPGPPAVTVFAAASTTDVMRHAGRRFEDATGIRVVFSFDSSSNLARQIRAGSPADVYLSADVKWMDELAAAGAIQESTRRDLLANDLVMIAPVNSEAVPVEMSSDFDFAERLPQIERIAVGDPDHVPAGRYAKQALIALGWWETLQPRVIPAQDVRAALRLVEMSEADAGIVYFTDAIASANVKVIGRFPAELHEPIVYPIAQCGDSARAMDFIEFLESPEMIEAFREAGFRVLGEPQDGGG from the coding sequence ATGCGGATTCCCGCCGTCATCCTGCTCCTTGCCGCCCTTGCCGGCGCTGCGTGTTCGCGCTCGGCTCCGGGCCCGCCGGCGGTGACGGTCTTCGCGGCTGCCAGCACCACCGACGTGATGCGCCACGCGGGGCGGCGATTCGAGGACGCGACGGGTATCCGCGTCGTCTTCAGTTTCGATTCATCCTCGAATCTCGCGCGGCAGATCAGGGCCGGCTCGCCGGCCGACGTCTATCTGTCCGCCGATGTGAAGTGGATGGACGAGCTGGCTGCGGCCGGCGCAATTCAGGAAAGCACCCGCCGTGATCTGCTGGCCAATGATCTGGTCATGATCGCGCCTGTGAACAGTGAGGCTGTGCCTGTGGAGATGTCGAGCGACTTTGACTTCGCGGAGCGGTTGCCGCAGATCGAGCGCATCGCCGTCGGCGATCCCGACCACGTCCCGGCCGGGCGCTATGCAAAGCAGGCGCTCATCGCGCTGGGCTGGTGGGAGACGCTGCAGCCGCGGGTCATCCCGGCGCAGGATGTGCGGGCGGCGCTGCGCCTCGTCGAGATGTCAGAGGCGGATGCCGGCATCGTCTACTTCACCGACGCGATCGCCAGCGCCAACGTCAAGGTCATCGGGCGCTTTCCCGCGGAGTTGCACGAGCCGATCGTGTATCCGATCGCGCAGTGCGGCGACTCCGCCCGGGCCATGGATTTCATCGAGTTTCTGGAGTCGCCCGAGATGATCGAGGCTTTCCGGGAGGCGGGCTTTCGCGTGCTGGGCGAGCCGCAGGATGGTGGCGGATGA
- the argG gene encoding argininosuccinate synthase, protein MAGEKVVLAFSGGLDTSFCVPWLRERGYEVSTLFVDTGGTSEKERAYIEKRSKDVGAADHITVDAAQDLWDEFVVPLVQFGGSYQDQYPMLCSDRYVIVRKSLEHCRAIGTKNFAHGCTGMGNDQVRFDQTVRSLGDFNILSPIRDIQHEHKQVRAFEQAYLRERGIEVRTSTSKYSINENVLGVTISGSEIDRYDAPDDDTWKMCAHPSTWPRERLRVRIGFDRGVPVSVDGEKMSGPKMLGRLNKIFGAYGVGRHIYSSDTTIGLKARIVFECPGIEALMHAHRGLEEAIHTSWQANFKRQAADWWVQLVYKGFFYEPLKSDLEAALASSQRFVTGEVTLETHGGSLCAVKVDSKHVLERPGASYAQSADWTVTEAVGFIKLFGQSSTISALINPIHKL, encoded by the coding sequence ATGGCCGGCGAGAAGGTGGTACTGGCGTTTTCAGGCGGGCTCGACACGAGCTTCTGCGTTCCCTGGCTGAGAGAAAGGGGCTACGAAGTCAGCACGCTCTTCGTCGACACAGGCGGCACGAGCGAGAAGGAACGTGCCTACATCGAGAAGCGCAGCAAGGACGTCGGCGCGGCGGATCACATCACCGTCGACGCCGCGCAGGATCTGTGGGACGAATTCGTCGTGCCGCTCGTGCAGTTCGGCGGCTCGTACCAGGACCAGTACCCCATGCTCTGCTCGGATCGCTACGTCATCGTGCGCAAGAGCCTCGAACACTGCCGGGCCATCGGCACGAAGAACTTCGCGCACGGCTGCACGGGCATGGGCAACGATCAGGTCCGCTTCGACCAGACCGTGCGCTCCCTGGGCGATTTCAACATCCTCTCGCCGATCCGCGACATCCAGCACGAGCACAAGCAGGTGCGCGCCTTCGAGCAGGCCTACCTCAGGGAGCGCGGCATCGAAGTGCGCACGAGTACGAGCAAGTACTCGATCAATGAGAACGTGCTCGGCGTGACCATCAGTGGATCGGAAATCGATCGCTACGACGCCCCCGATGACGACACGTGGAAGATGTGCGCTCACCCGAGCACCTGGCCCCGCGAGCGGCTGCGGGTGCGCATCGGTTTTGACAGGGGAGTGCCGGTGAGCGTGGACGGCGAGAAGATGAGCGGGCCGAAGATGCTCGGCCGCCTGAACAAGATCTTCGGCGCCTACGGCGTCGGCCGGCACATCTACTCCAGCGACACGACCATCGGCCTCAAGGCCCGCATCGTGTTCGAATGCCCCGGCATCGAAGCGCTCATGCACGCGCATCGCGGCCTCGAAGAGGCAATCCACACGTCCTGGCAGGCGAACTTCAAGCGACAGGCGGCGGACTGGTGGGTGCAGCTCGTCTACAAGGGATTCTTCTACGAACCGCTCAAATCCGATCTCGAAGCGGCCTTGGCCAGTTCGCAGCGATTCGTCACCGGCGAGGTCACGCTGGAGACGCACGGCGGCTCGCTCTGTGCTGTCAAGGTCGATTCGAAGCACGTGCTCGAACGCCCAGGCGCTTCCTATGCGCAGAGTGCCGACTGGACCGTCACCGAAGCCGTTGGATTCATCAAACTGTTCGGCCAGAGTTCGACGATCTCGGCGCTGATCAACCCGATCCACAAGTTGTAA